A genomic region of Chryseobacterium sp. KACC 21268 contains the following coding sequences:
- the mobB gene encoding conjugal transfer protein MobB has translation MIAKIGRSSKLFGTLSYNNSKIEKAKGEILMTNKMIETVDGKYSVAQLAKSFEPYLLANRNTEKHTLHISLNPDPKDNVSDEQYKDIAEQYMNGMGYGYQPFIVFKHTDIDRSHIHIVSVCVDEEGKKISDRFEKIRSMKVCRELEKKLGLISAVEKRSRQDREILRPIDLKSGDIKSQIASVIRHLPSYYQFQSFGEYNALLSVFKITVEKVEGELQGQLKRGLLYFPLDDQGKKAGNPFKASLFGKKAGIDALQKHFTACKNKSNDRSAKQNLKRSITEAHHSSKDEQAFKKKLKKEGIDTVVRKNDNGRIYGITFIDHRSRTVWNGSSLGKDFSANNFHDKWIGQDGQKINNDHPTKSDTNLPTDNSIYRSTYPLFDFNTFEEGNSLDLLAGILPSTQNEDYEESEFADQIRRRKKRRRKK, from the coding sequence ATGATTGCAAAAATTGGAAGAAGCAGTAAATTATTTGGTACACTATCCTATAATAATTCAAAAATTGAAAAAGCAAAGGGAGAGATCCTGATGACCAATAAAATGATCGAGACAGTTGACGGGAAATATTCGGTTGCTCAATTGGCGAAATCATTTGAGCCTTACCTGTTGGCTAACCGAAATACCGAAAAGCATACCTTGCATATTTCCCTGAATCCTGACCCTAAAGACAATGTTTCTGATGAGCAGTATAAGGATATTGCTGAGCAGTATATGAATGGAATGGGCTATGGTTATCAGCCTTTCATAGTGTTCAAACATACCGATATCGACCGAAGTCACATCCATATTGTTTCTGTTTGTGTGGATGAGGAGGGAAAAAAGATATCCGATCGATTCGAAAAGATCCGTTCGATGAAGGTCTGCCGGGAACTTGAAAAGAAATTGGGTCTTATCTCAGCAGTTGAGAAACGGTCTCGGCAAGATCGGGAGATCTTACGACCAATTGATCTTAAATCTGGAGATATCAAAAGTCAGATCGCATCGGTAATAAGACATTTACCCTCCTATTACCAATTTCAATCCTTTGGTGAATACAATGCTTTGCTTTCAGTATTTAAAATTACTGTGGAGAAAGTGGAGGGAGAATTACAAGGCCAATTAAAAAGAGGATTGCTTTACTTTCCTTTAGATGATCAAGGAAAAAAAGCAGGAAATCCCTTCAAGGCATCTTTGTTCGGTAAAAAAGCAGGGATCGATGCTCTCCAAAAACACTTCACTGCTTGTAAAAACAAAAGTAATGATCGATCCGCCAAACAAAATTTGAAAAGATCGATCACAGAAGCTCACCATTCTTCAAAAGATGAGCAAGCATTTAAAAAGAAATTGAAAAAAGAGGGAATTGATACCGTTGTCCGTAAAAACGACAACGGCAGGATCTATGGAATAACGTTTATCGATCACCGGTCCCGAACAGTATGGAACGGGTCAAGTTTAGGGAAAGACTTTTCCGCAAATAATTTTCACGATAAATGGATCGGTCAGGATGGACAAAAAATCAATAACGATCATCCAACAAAGTCTGATACTAACTTACCAACTGACAATAGTATTTACAGATCGACATATCCCCTATTTGATTTTAACACATTTGAAGAAGGCAATTCACTGGATCTCTTGGCTGGTATTCTTCCTTCTACACAAAACGAGGATTATGAAGAATCCGAATTTGCAGATCAGATCAGAAGAAGAAAGAAAAGACGAAGAAAGAAATAA
- a CDS encoding DUF2268 domain-containing putative Zn-dependent protease (predicted Zn-dependent protease with a strongly conserved HExxH motif), whose amino-acid sequence MKKIFLLTISALLFSCATRKKDTSDFEYKRIEKVADSIKIQNITVHNLFRSQILAHRSEDFDSTMIVRNVYLPHRKLWDSCYGAIFGEDNGKMFNNQKGMIGWNRTLLDKERSLMVERTNLLLKLRIDKLLETNLKKFVRLVPESPTAKISIVLTPFDGIGFGGCDFEQFALELNNGSLDINYTLNKGLPHELNHLVYEKYRNSRSDKDSALSQTIDEGFACYFTYVFFDRKITPYEAVENMSKADWEWFVKNEKEIYLKNRPYFSDTSGDNPLLRNDKLKIFPAAPRSLYYWLGFRIISKYVEKYGADSWKDIYKMTPQEVLERSQYESYIEQL is encoded by the coding sequence ATGAAGAAAATATTTCTGTTAACAATTAGCGCACTGCTCTTTAGCTGTGCTACACGCAAAAAAGACACATCCGATTTTGAATACAAAAGGATTGAGAAAGTAGCAGATAGCATAAAAATTCAGAATATTACGGTCCATAACCTTTTCAGATCACAGATCTTGGCGCATAGATCTGAAGATTTTGATTCGACAATGATCGTTCGCAATGTCTATCTACCTCACAGGAAACTTTGGGACAGCTGCTATGGAGCTATCTTTGGAGAGGATAACGGGAAGATGTTCAACAATCAAAAGGGCATGATCGGTTGGAATAGAACGCTTCTCGATAAGGAACGATCATTGATGGTAGAACGAACCAACTTGTTATTAAAGTTGAGGATTGACAAACTGCTTGAGACCAATCTTAAGAAATTTGTCAGGCTTGTTCCTGAAAGTCCGACAGCCAAGATAAGTATTGTCCTAACTCCCTTTGACGGCATCGGGTTCGGCGGATGTGATTTCGAGCAGTTTGCACTGGAACTCAATAATGGATCATTGGATATCAATTACACCCTAAACAAGGGGCTGCCGCATGAATTGAACCATTTGGTCTATGAAAAGTACAGAAATAGTCGCTCTGATAAAGATTCGGCACTAAGCCAGACCATTGATGAGGGATTCGCCTGTTATTTCACCTATGTCTTTTTTGATAGAAAGATCACTCCATACGAAGCAGTGGAAAACATGTCGAAAGCAGACTGGGAATGGTTTGTGAAAAATGAAAAAGAGATCTATCTTAAAAACAGACCGTATTTTTCAGATACGTCAGGAGATAATCCCCTATTAAGAAACGACAAACTTAAGATCTTTCCTGCTGCACCAAGATCTTTATACTATTGGCTGGGTTTTAGGATCATTTCTAAATATGTTGAAAAATACGGTGCTGATTCATGGAAGGATATCTACAAGATGACGCCTCAAGAGGTTTTGGAAAGGAGCCAATATGAGAGTTATATTGAGCAGTTGTAA
- a CDS encoding DUF4134 domain-containing protein, which produces MRKQRKKLLLSVLTILVVTDAFAQGNGTAGINEATQMVTSYFEPATQLIYAIGAVVGLIGGVKVYNKFSSGDPDTSKTAASWFGACIFLIVAATILRSFFL; this is translated from the coding sequence ATGAGAAAACAAAGAAAAAAACTACTGCTATCAGTTCTGACCATTTTGGTAGTGACGGATGCCTTCGCGCAAGGGAATGGAACCGCAGGGATTAATGAGGCCACACAAATGGTAACCTCTTATTTTGAACCGGCTACCCAATTGATCTATGCGATCGGGGCAGTCGTGGGACTGATCGGTGGGGTCAAGGTTTACAACAAGTTCAGCAGTGGTGACCCCGACACCAGCAAGACCGCTGCCAGCTGGTTTGGTGCGTGTATCTTTCTGATCGTGGCGGCAACGATCCTCCGTTCATTCTTCCTTTAA
- the mobA gene encoding conjugal transfer protein MobA: MNEHNGRPQKKTGRRPKADPAKIRYTISFNEVEHSRFLELFDQSGMKVKAHFITACIFEKTIKTVKVDKGTMDFYMRLTSFHSQFRAVGVNYNQIVKLLYTHFSEKKAAVLLYKLEKNTVEMVEIFKKVMQLTEEFDQKHFKNPE; the protein is encoded by the coding sequence ATGAATGAACATAATGGTAGACCACAGAAAAAGACAGGACGCCGTCCAAAGGCCGATCCTGCCAAGATTCGATATACGATCTCATTCAATGAGGTTGAACATTCCCGCTTTCTAGAACTTTTTGATCAGTCAGGAATGAAAGTGAAGGCTCATTTTATAACAGCTTGTATTTTCGAAAAAACGATCAAGACCGTCAAAGTAGATAAGGGGACGATGGATTTCTATATGCGGTTGACTTCATTCCACAGCCAGTTTCGCGCGGTAGGAGTGAATTACAATCAGATAGTGAAACTTTTATACACTCATTTTTCAGAGAAAAAAGCGGCAGTCTTACTCTATAAATTGGAAAAGAATACTGTTGAAATGGTGGAGATTTTCAAAAAGGTGATGCAGCTAACTGAGGAATTTGATCAAAAACATTTTAAAAATCCGGAGTAA
- a CDS encoding DUF3408 domain-containing protein, translated as MDINKKNSEDNNIDEEYLMSIMAGNLNKELPSQKLDTYKEEPTTKQKIKSKKSVGITYADQFLTHHTMTKRGDKSIYIRPEYHERLSRIIQIIAEDQIPLYAYLDNILAYHFEKFEKEITDDFNSKYRPIF; from the coding sequence ATGGACATTAATAAAAAGAACAGTGAAGACAACAATATCGATGAAGAATATCTGATGTCTATCATGGCTGGTAACCTAAATAAGGAACTGCCGAGCCAGAAACTTGATACCTACAAGGAAGAACCGACAACGAAACAAAAAATAAAAAGCAAAAAAAGCGTTGGAATCACTTACGCTGATCAGTTTCTTACCCATCACACGATGACCAAGCGTGGTGACAAAAGTATCTACATCCGTCCTGAATATCACGAACGACTTTCCCGGATCATTCAGATCATTGCCGAAGATCAGATCCCTTTATATGCTTATCTCGATAATATTTTGGCGTATCATTTTGAAAAGTTTGAAAAAGAGATCACTGATGACTTCAACAGCAAATACCGTCCAATCTTTTAA
- a CDS encoding GLPGLI family protein, translating into MTLRYLFSTLIFISSLLRAQEINRFIYELKYREDSTSTIYHSEKMFLDADEKDFTFRSYDRFIMDSLYNSDNSKEYDDVGKFLYVIEKKEKKSDLSITEFQGAIRYKYDDNVALNWSITNEKKLDGRGKRLQKAEVFFRGRKWNAFFDAEIPINAGPYKFYGLPGLIVEIYDDRRDYNFKLIGNYKKPRKDIGVPVFRYVEKDLKVSKARFFQIIDEYKKDPARDFKAGVYNGTIKLVDRDPNEIIRGIEEKYREEQKKFNNPIELVDQ; encoded by the coding sequence ATGACCTTAAGATATTTGTTTTCAACTCTGATCTTCATATCCTCTCTTTTAAGGGCCCAGGAGATCAATAGATTTATCTACGAGTTAAAATATCGGGAAGACTCTACAAGTACCATTTATCATAGTGAGAAAATGTTTTTGGATGCTGATGAAAAAGATTTCACCTTTCGCAGCTACGATAGGTTCATAATGGATTCCCTCTACAATTCAGACAATAGCAAAGAATATGATGACGTCGGAAAGTTCCTTTACGTCATCGAAAAGAAAGAAAAAAAGAGTGATCTATCAATTACAGAGTTTCAAGGTGCGATAAGATATAAATATGATGATAACGTCGCCCTCAATTGGTCCATCACGAATGAAAAGAAATTAGATGGGCGAGGAAAGCGACTACAAAAGGCAGAGGTCTTCTTTAGAGGGCGTAAATGGAATGCCTTTTTTGATGCCGAGATCCCAATTAATGCAGGGCCTTATAAATTTTATGGTCTGCCAGGACTTATCGTTGAAATATATGATGATAGAAGGGACTACAATTTCAAACTAATTGGCAACTATAAGAAACCCAGAAAGGACATTGGCGTACCAGTTTTCAGGTATGTTGAAAAGGATCTGAAAGTGAGTAAGGCCAGATTTTTTCAAATTATAGATGAATATAAAAAAGACCCTGCACGCGATTTTAAGGCAGGGGTCTACAACGGCACTATAAAATTGGTCGACCGGGATCCCAACGAGATCATTCGTGGTATCGAGGAGAAATATCGAGAAGAGCAGAAGAAATTCAATAATCCCATAGAACTTGTGGACCAATAG
- a CDS encoding division plane positioning ATPase MipZ, whose translation METKKQPAIIAFSTQKGGVGKSTFTVLIASILHYRMGYNVAVFDCDFPQHSLIQMRERDLKTVMENEVLKKIAHKQFTSINKKVYPIFQSKTDTVFEELEAYFDNSEVIPDVVFLDLPGTVNTAGILSTIASVHYIFSPITADRVVLESTLSFTDVLTNILMKKKHTEIKSIQLFWNQVDGREKTPLYENYSKVIKNLGLQVMETSITDSKRFRKEGETVSKTVFRSTLMPADPKLMTLCRLDQFMEEFLRIVKLSKDGH comes from the coding sequence ATGGAAACAAAAAAACAACCAGCAATCATTGCCTTTTCGACTCAGAAAGGAGGGGTAGGCAAAAGTACTTTCACTGTATTAATAGCCAGTATCCTGCATTATCGGATGGGTTATAATGTCGCAGTATTTGACTGTGATTTTCCACAGCACAGTTTGATACAGATGAGAGAACGGGATTTGAAAACCGTTATGGAAAATGAGGTATTAAAAAAAATTGCCCATAAGCAGTTTACCAGCATCAATAAAAAAGTCTATCCTATTTTCCAAAGCAAGACCGATACGGTCTTTGAAGAGCTTGAAGCATATTTTGATAATTCCGAAGTTATTCCCGATGTCGTTTTTCTCGATCTTCCAGGAACAGTCAATACCGCTGGTATTTTGAGCACAATCGCCAGTGTCCACTATATTTTTTCTCCCATAACTGCCGACCGAGTTGTCCTGGAAAGCACCTTGAGTTTTACGGATGTCCTTACCAACATCTTGATGAAGAAAAAGCATACCGAAATCAAAAGTATACAGCTGTTCTGGAACCAGGTCGATGGCAGAGAGAAAACACCATTGTATGAGAATTACAGCAAGGTCATCAAAAATCTCGGACTTCAAGTGATGGAAACATCCATCACAGACAGCAAGAGATTTCGTAAGGAAGGGGAGACGGTGTCTAAAACCGTTTTTCGCTCGACCTTAATGCCGGCAGATCCTAAGTTGATGACATTATGCAGGCTAGACCAGTTTATGGAAGAGTTTTTAAGAATTGTAAAATTGTCAAAAGATGGACATTAA
- a CDS encoding DUF4133 domain-containing protein, with the protein MNTYHINKGIGRTVEFKGLKAQYLFIFAGGLLGILVCVMVMYMAGVNTYLCLTMGGSSSSILIWQTFSLNGKYGEHGLMKLGAQKKHPKYIISRKCIYRYLKSNHQKASV; encoded by the coding sequence ATGAATACCTATCATATCAACAAAGGCATCGGAAGAACGGTAGAGTTCAAAGGACTAAAAGCACAATACCTGTTCATTTTTGCAGGAGGCTTATTGGGAATACTCGTATGCGTGATGGTGATGTATATGGCTGGCGTCAACACCTATCTATGCCTTACTATGGGCGGCTCCAGCAGTTCCATACTGATCTGGCAGACGTTCTCACTGAACGGAAAATACGGTGAACATGGACTGATGAAATTAGGCGCTCAAAAAAAGCATCCAAAATATATCATCAGCCGAAAGTGCATCTATCGCTACCTGAAAAGTAACCATCAAAAAGCTTCAGTATGA
- a CDS encoding TraG family conjugative transposon ATPase, whose translation MRNTSKAATLESKFPLLAIENNCIISKDADVTVCFKVRLPELFTVASAEYEAMHSAWFKAIKTLPDFTVVHKQDWFIKENYNPDLFREDQSFLSKSFERHFNERPFLNHYCYLFITKTSKERMRMQSNFSSLCKGKLIPKEIKDKEVISRFLEAIDQLERIMNDSGYVHLERMTEDEISGTAEQSGILEQYLTLSREPNPSLQDIKLGSEEMRIGNNRISMHTLSDTDDLPGSVSSHSRYEKLSTDRSDCLLSFASPVGLLLSCNHIYNQYLFIDNSDENLTKFEKSARNMHSLARYSRANQINKEWIEKYLNEAHSYGLQSIRAHFNVMSWSDNPSELKQLKNDTGSALALMECKPRHNTTDTATLYWAGIPGNAGDFPSEESFYTFIEPALCFFTEETNYQDSPSPFGIKMADRVTGKPIHLDISDLPMKQGIITNRNKFILGPSGSGKSFFTNHMVRQYYEQGAHVLLVDTGNSYQGLCELIKGKTKGEDGVYFTYTEDNPIAFNPFYTDDGVFDIEKRESIKTLILTLWKRDDEPPTRSEEVALSNAVSGYIEQIKKNNHHPSFNGFYDYVKDDYQKVLELKKVREKDFDIANFLNVLEPYYKGGEYDYLLNSEKQLDLLSKRFIVFEIDAIKDHKILFPIVTIIIMEVFINKMRRLKGIRKLILIEEAWKAIAKEGMAEYIKYLFKTVRKFFGEAIVVTQEVDDIIQSPIVKESIINNSDCKILLDQRKYMNKFDDIQAMLGLTDKEKAQVLSINMNNDPRRLYKEVWIGLGGTHSAVYATEVSTEEYLAYTTEETEKMEVMNLASELDGNVEHAIKRISLKRIKPTKDK comes from the coding sequence ATGAGAAATACCTCCAAAGCCGCAACCCTGGAGAGTAAATTTCCACTGCTTGCGATTGAAAACAATTGCATCATTTCAAAAGATGCGGATGTCACGGTTTGCTTTAAGGTCAGACTTCCTGAACTGTTTACAGTGGCATCGGCTGAATATGAAGCGATGCATTCGGCTTGGTTTAAGGCCATCAAGACTCTGCCAGATTTTACTGTTGTGCATAAGCAAGATTGGTTTATCAAGGAAAACTACAACCCTGACCTTTTCAGAGAAGACCAAAGTTTTCTGTCAAAATCTTTTGAAAGACATTTCAATGAGAGACCATTTTTAAACCACTACTGTTATCTGTTCATTACGAAGACCAGTAAAGAAAGAATGCGGATGCAGAGCAACTTCTCATCCTTATGTAAAGGCAAACTGATCCCAAAGGAGATCAAAGACAAAGAAGTGATAAGCCGCTTTTTGGAAGCCATCGACCAGCTCGAAAGGATTATGAATGACAGCGGTTATGTCCATCTGGAAAGGATGACTGAAGATGAAATTTCAGGAACTGCCGAACAATCCGGAATACTAGAACAGTACCTGACCTTATCAAGAGAACCTAATCCTTCTTTGCAGGATATCAAGCTAGGATCGGAAGAAATGCGGATTGGAAACAACCGAATCAGTATGCACACCTTATCCGATACAGATGATCTGCCGGGTTCTGTTTCATCACACAGCCGCTATGAAAAGCTGAGTACCGACCGTAGTGACTGTCTGTTATCATTTGCATCTCCGGTGGGCCTTCTGCTAAGTTGTAATCACATTTACAATCAGTATCTGTTCATTGATAACAGCGATGAAAACTTGACCAAGTTTGAAAAATCCGCCAGAAACATGCATTCGTTGGCGAGATACAGCAGAGCGAACCAGATCAACAAGGAATGGATCGAAAAGTATTTGAATGAAGCACACTCTTACGGTCTTCAATCCATCCGGGCGCATTTCAATGTGATGTCGTGGTCGGATAATCCTTCAGAACTGAAACAGCTGAAAAATGATACCGGCAGTGCCTTGGCATTGATGGAATGCAAGCCACGCCATAATACAACGGATACAGCAACGCTTTACTGGGCGGGTATCCCAGGCAACGCCGGTGATTTCCCAAGTGAAGAAAGCTTTTACACATTCATTGAGCCGGCTTTGTGTTTTTTTACAGAGGAAACCAATTATCAGGATTCACCCTCACCGTTCGGGATCAAGATGGCCGACCGAGTGACAGGAAAACCCATTCATCTGGATATCTCCGATCTTCCGATGAAGCAGGGGATCATTACCAATCGGAACAAGTTTATTTTGGGACCTTCAGGAAGCGGTAAATCATTTTTCACCAACCATATGGTCAGACAGTATTATGAGCAGGGTGCTCATGTTCTATTGGTAGATACCGGAAATTCCTACCAAGGATTGTGCGAGCTGATCAAAGGAAAGACAAAAGGGGAGGACGGCGTGTACTTTACCTATACCGAAGACAATCCGATCGCTTTCAATCCATTCTATACTGATGACGGCGTCTTTGATATTGAAAAAAGAGAAAGCATCAAAACTTTGATCCTGACTTTATGGAAGAGGGATGATGAGCCGCCGACCCGTTCAGAAGAGGTAGCACTTTCCAATGCGGTGAGCGGATACATTGAGCAGATCAAGAAAAATAATCACCATCCGTCATTCAACGGATTCTACGACTATGTCAAAGATGACTACCAGAAAGTTCTGGAATTAAAAAAAGTCAGGGAAAAGGACTTTGACATTGCCAACTTTCTCAATGTACTGGAGCCTTATTACAAAGGAGGGGAATACGATTATCTGTTGAATTCAGAAAAACAGCTTGACCTGTTGTCCAAACGATTCATCGTGTTTGAGATCGATGCCATCAAAGACCACAAGATCCTGTTCCCAATCGTGACCATCATCATTATGGAGGTTTTCATCAATAAGATGCGAAGACTCAAAGGCATCAGAAAACTGATTCTGATCGAAGAAGCCTGGAAGGCGATCGCCAAAGAAGGCATGGCAGAGTATATCAAATACCTGTTTAAGACCGTCAGAAAATTTTTCGGGGAAGCCATCGTAGTGACCCAGGAAGTCGATGACATCATCCAGTCACCGATCGTCAAAGAAAGCATCATCAATAATTCAGACTGCAAGATCCTTCTGGATCAGCGCAAGTATATGAACAAGTTCGATGATATTCAGGCGATGCTAGGTCTCACGGACAAAGAGAAAGCCCAGGTACTTTCGATCAATATGAACAACGATCCGAGAAGACTCTACAAAGAAGTCTGGATCGGACTTGGCGGAACCCATTCTGCGGTCTATGCCACGGAAGTTTCCACCGAGGAATATCTGGCTTACACCACTGAGGAGACAGAGAAGATGGAAGTCATGAATCTGGCCTCTGAACTTGACGGCAATGTAGAACATGCCATCAAGAGGATTTCTCTCAAGAGAATCAAACCGACCAAAGACAAATAA
- the mobC gene encoding conjugal transfer protein MobC has protein sequence MQGEDDLRGLAKIMAFMRAVSVILVLMHLYWYCYSFFDDRGWTLELVNKILQNFDRATRLFSKPLYSKLFTVVLLSLSCLGTKGVKNEKITWNKIFVALGMGSSLFFFSIILLQVPSNSATALYIFSTGVGYIFLMMSGVWMSRLLKHNLMDDVFNSENESFQQETKLLYNEYSVNLPTKFYYQGKRHQGWINVVNPFRATIVLGTPGSGKSYAVVNNYIRQHIEKGFSMYIYDFKFDDLSTIAYNHLLHHSEGYQIKPKFYIINFDDPRKSHRCNPLNPDFMTDISDAYEAAYTIMLNLNRSWIQKQGDFFVESPIILLAAIIWFLKIYEDGKFCTFPHAIELLNKKYEDVFTILTSYSELENYLSPFMDAWQGGAQDQLQGQIASAKIPLSRMISPQLYWVMTGDDFSLDINNPNEPKILCVGNNPDRQNIYSAALGLYNSRIVKLINKKGQLKSSVIIDELPTIYFRGLDNLIATARSNKVSVCLGFQDFSQLTRDYGDKESKVIQNTVGNIFSGQVVGETAKTLSERFGKVLQKRQSISINRNDTSTSISTQLDSLIPASKISTLTQGFFVGAVSDNFDERIEQKIFHSEIVVDTVKLSAEEKNYQKIPQIRSFTDDQQTDRMKEEIDENYTAVKADVRRIIEKEMDRISNDPDLQHLVNKN, from the coding sequence ATGCAAGGAGAAGATGATCTAAGAGGACTTGCCAAAATAATGGCATTTATGAGAGCGGTCAGTGTTATTTTGGTGTTGATGCACCTGTACTGGTATTGCTACAGCTTTTTCGATGATCGTGGATGGACTTTAGAGCTGGTCAATAAGATCCTTCAAAATTTTGATCGGGCAACAAGATTATTTAGCAAACCATTGTATTCAAAACTTTTTACAGTTGTATTGTTGAGCCTGAGCTGCCTTGGAACCAAAGGGGTGAAAAATGAAAAAATCACGTGGAACAAGATATTTGTTGCTCTAGGTATGGGCAGCTCCTTATTCTTTTTTAGCATCATATTATTACAGGTACCATCCAATTCTGCAACTGCTCTTTATATTTTTTCAACTGGTGTGGGTTATATTTTCTTGATGATGTCTGGTGTGTGGATGAGCAGACTTCTGAAACATAATTTAATGGATGATGTATTCAATAGTGAAAATGAAAGCTTTCAACAGGAAACAAAACTGCTATATAACGAATACTCAGTCAATCTGCCAACTAAGTTTTATTATCAAGGGAAACGGCATCAGGGATGGATCAATGTGGTAAATCCTTTTCGTGCTACCATTGTTCTGGGTACGCCTGGATCGGGAAAATCCTATGCTGTTGTGAATAATTATATCAGGCAGCATATTGAAAAGGGATTCTCTATGTACATCTATGATTTTAAGTTCGATGATCTTTCAACAATTGCTTACAATCATCTTTTACATCATTCTGAAGGCTATCAAATAAAACCCAAATTTTACATTATCAACTTTGACGATCCCAGAAAAAGCCATCGCTGTAATCCGTTAAATCCGGATTTTATGACGGACATTTCTGATGCCTATGAAGCGGCCTATACGATTATGCTGAATCTCAACCGGAGCTGGATCCAAAAGCAGGGCGACTTCTTCGTAGAAAGTCCCATCATTCTATTGGCAGCGATCATCTGGTTCTTGAAGATATATGAGGACGGTAAATTCTGTACGTTCCCACACGCCATCGAATTGCTGAATAAGAAATATGAGGATGTATTTACCATCCTGACCTCCTATTCCGAACTGGAGAACTACCTCTCCCCCTTTATGGATGCCTGGCAGGGAGGCGCACAGGATCAATTGCAGGGGCAGATCGCTTCGGCAAAGATCCCATTGTCGCGGATGATCTCTCCACAATTATATTGGGTAATGACCGGGGATGATTTTTCTTTGGACATCAATAATCCGAATGAACCGAAGATCTTATGTGTTGGAAATAATCCCGACCGTCAGAACATCTATTCTGCAGCATTGGGTCTTTACAATTCGCGGATAGTCAAACTGATCAACAAAAAAGGACAGCTGAAAAGTTCGGTCATCATCGATGAGCTCCCTACCATCTATTTCAGGGGACTGGACAATCTTATCGCGACGGCAAGAAGCAACAAGGTCTCCGTATGTCTTGGGTTTCAGGACTTTTCACAGTTGACAAGGGATTACGGTGATAAGGAAAGCAAAGTGATACAGAATACTGTCGGAAATATTTTCAGTGGTCAGGTCGTTGGCGAGACCGCAAAGACGCTGTCCGAAAGATTCGGTAAAGTTTTGCAGAAAAGACAAAGCATATCCATCAACAGAAATGACACCTCCACTTCCATTTCCACCCAATTGGACAGCCTGATACCTGCTTCCAAGATATCAACATTGACACAGGGATTTTTTGTCGGTGCCGTGTCCGACAATTTTGATGAGAGGATTGAGCAGAAAATATTCCACTCAGAGATTGTCGTCGATACCGTTAAACTTTCTGCGGAAGAAAAGAATTATCAAAAAATTCCACAAATCCGATCCTTTACTGATGATCAGCAAACCGACCGCATGAAAGAAGAGATCGATGAGAATTACACAGCGGTCAAAGCAGACGTTCGCAGGATCATAGAAAAGGAAATGGACAGGATCTCCAATGATCCGGACTTACAGCATCTGGTCAATAAAAATTAA